Proteins encoded within one genomic window of Cytophagales bacterium:
- a CDS encoding polyprenyl synthetase family protein, producing the protein MPFDITALTGIINKEITSYNYGDAPKELYDPIRYILALGGKRLRPLLTLLGNYLFSDNIQQAIKPAVGIELFHNFTLMHDDIMDAAPLRRGKPSVHNKWDQNIAILSGDVMLIKSYELISRVADDKIKKVIGRFNECASKVCKGQQLDLNFEKVHDVSIHQYIEMITYKTAALLGFSIELGAIIGDADEKDAELLREFGTNVGIGFQIKDDLLDVYAEQGKSGKRVGGDIIANKKTFLLLLALQNANKYEYKALNDWLNIKDSQQNGDKKVKAITEIYDSLNVKKDTEKEMSKYFQKSFETLKKVSSDAEKITILKDFAIKLIDRDR; encoded by the coding sequence ATGCCATTTGATATAACTGCCCTTACCGGAATAATAAACAAGGAGATAACATCATATAACTATGGAGATGCTCCCAAAGAACTTTACGATCCAATTCGCTACATCCTGGCTCTCGGGGGCAAAAGATTAAGGCCTCTTCTAACCCTTCTGGGAAATTATCTTTTTTCTGATAATATTCAGCAGGCTATTAAGCCTGCTGTTGGCATTGAGCTGTTCCACAATTTTACCTTAATGCATGATGACATTATGGATGCTGCGCCTTTGCGCAGGGGCAAACCATCGGTGCATAATAAGTGGGATCAAAATATTGCTATATTATCAGGTGACGTCATGCTTATTAAATCTTATGAATTGATCAGTCGGGTTGCAGATGACAAAATTAAAAAAGTAATAGGCCGTTTTAATGAATGTGCCTCAAAAGTATGCAAAGGACAGCAGTTGGATCTGAATTTTGAAAAAGTGCATGATGTGAGTATTCATCAATATATTGAAATGATAACTTATAAAACCGCAGCTTTACTCGGTTTCAGTATTGAGTTGGGTGCAATTATAGGAGACGCTGACGAAAAAGATGCTGAATTACTCCGGGAATTTGGCACAAACGTTGGTATTGGATTCCAGATAAAAGATGACCTTTTAGATGTGTATGCTGAACAAGGCAAATCAGGAAAGAGGGTAGGGGGAGACATCATAGCCAATAAAAAAACATTTTTGCTTTTATTAGCTTTACAAAATGCAAACAAATATGAGTATAAAGCGCTTAACGACTGGCTTAATATAAAGGACTCACAACAGAATGGGGATAAAAAAGTGAAAGCTATTACTGAAATATATGACAGTCTCAACGTTAAAAAAGACACTGAAAAAGAAATGAGTAAATATTTTCAAAAATCATTTGAAACCCTGAAAAAGGTGAGTTCTGACGCAGAGAAGATAACAATATTAAAGGATTTTGCTATTAAATTGATTGATAGAGATAGATAA
- a CDS encoding ABC transporter substrate-binding protein codes for MKFIKFLVALFLGSSIFYSCGTQENELGGSNAPKEGKGGRYIGGVFRCNETEFFRNLFPHSIVDAVSHRIASQIYEGLLKFDQSDLSLKNCLAEEYTIDSSGTVYTFKIKKGVYFHDDPCFPNGNGRELKAQDFKYSFTRLCTKGVNNQGFDVFKNILLGANEYYDATEGDKKPDFEVEGIKIIDDYTLQLTLTKPTSVFLYSLARPNTYVFPKEAYEKYGLEIRVKAVGTGPFYLSSVDEDISVILKRNKNYYGKDAYGNKLPLLDALSIQFIKDKKTELFEFKKGNLDMMYRLPTEYIIEILEEAGTDLSGEYSEYNLQSHPEMATQFLSFLNTGKLFNDINLRKAFSYAIDREKILDFVLNGEGFAPGYHGITPPTFDNYDIDQIKGFTLNVDSARYYLAKAGYPNGNGFPKLVLDLNAGGERNTNVAIEVQKQLDNNLNIEIELNIVPWAQHNENIMSGKSEFFRIGWVADLPRPENFLWLFYGKQVPKSLEDKSYPNFARYISDEFDELYEAALNANSIEEANEYFMQAEKVMIKDAPVIILWYDEGYRMLQSYVRNFPDNPMEFRDFSEVFFEYPKEAKETGA; via the coding sequence ATGAAATTCATAAAGTTTTTAGTCGCATTATTCCTTGGAAGCTCAATATTTTATTCATGTGGTACTCAGGAAAATGAGCTTGGGGGGAGCAATGCTCCCAAAGAAGGTAAAGGAGGCAGGTATATTGGGGGTGTATTCAGGTGTAATGAAACTGAGTTTTTTAGAAACTTATTTCCACATAGCATTGTAGACGCGGTATCTCACCGTATAGCATCCCAAATTTATGAAGGTTTATTAAAATTTGACCAATCGGATTTGAGCCTGAAAAATTGTTTGGCCGAAGAATATACTATTGATTCCAGCGGCACTGTTTACACTTTTAAAATTAAAAAAGGCGTATATTTCCATGATGATCCATGCTTTCCCAATGGAAATGGCAGAGAGCTAAAGGCGCAGGATTTTAAATATTCCTTTACACGATTATGTACAAAAGGCGTCAATAATCAAGGCTTTGATGTATTTAAAAATATCCTGTTAGGTGCAAATGAATATTACGACGCAACCGAAGGTGATAAAAAACCTGACTTTGAGGTTGAGGGCATCAAAATAATTGATGATTATACATTGCAATTAACCTTAACAAAACCTACGTCTGTTTTCCTCTATAGCTTAGCCAGACCAAATACTTATGTGTTTCCTAAAGAGGCGTATGAAAAATATGGTTTAGAAATTCGTGTTAAAGCTGTGGGAACCGGGCCATTTTATTTATCAAGCGTAGATGAAGATATTTCAGTAATTCTTAAAAGGAATAAGAATTATTATGGAAAAGACGCCTATGGGAATAAGCTTCCCCTTCTGGATGCACTTAGTATTCAATTTATTAAAGATAAAAAGACCGAACTGTTTGAATTTAAGAAAGGTAATCTGGATATGATGTATCGTCTTCCAACAGAGTATATTATTGAAATATTGGAAGAAGCAGGTACTGATTTAAGTGGGGAGTATAGTGAGTATAACCTGCAAAGTCACCCGGAAATGGCTACGCAATTTCTTTCATTTCTTAACACGGGTAAACTATTCAATGATATAAATCTACGAAAAGCTTTCTCTTATGCAATTGATAGAGAAAAGATTCTCGATTTTGTACTAAATGGAGAAGGGTTTGCACCGGGCTATCATGGTATTACACCTCCCACATTTGACAACTATGATATTGATCAAATTAAAGGTTTTACCCTCAATGTTGATTCTGCAAGATATTATTTAGCAAAAGCGGGGTATCCGAATGGAAACGGATTTCCTAAATTGGTTTTAGACTTAAATGCAGGAGGTGAAAGAAATACCAACGTAGCAATAGAAGTTCAAAAACAACTTGATAATAACCTTAATATCGAAATCGAATTAAATATTGTTCCCTGGGCTCAACATAATGAAAATATTATGAGTGGAAAATCTGAGTTTTTCAGGATAGGATGGGTTGCGGATCTGCCCAGGCCTGAAAACTTCTTATGGCTTTTTTATGGTAAACAAGTACCAAAATCACTGGAAGATAAATCATATCCTAATTTCGCAAGGTATATCAGCGATGAATTTGACGAATTATATGAAGCTGCCCTAAACGCAAATAGTATTGAAGAAGCCAATGAATACTTTATGCAAGCCGAAAAGGTTATGATCAAAGACGCCCCTGTAATTATACTTTGGTATGATGAGGGCTATAGAATGTTGCAATCCTACGTTAGAAACTTTCCTGACAACCCAATGGAATTCCGGGATTTCTCAGAAGTCTTTTTTGAATATCCTAAAGAAGCAAAAGAAACAGGCGCTTAA
- a CDS encoding carboxymuconolactone decarboxylase family protein — protein sequence MENLKTFEQSREKMNKVILASDNKIIKRLFNLDTNAFNEGSIDSKTKEMIGLACSMVLRCDDCVKYHLIKCKEAGVREDQVFEIFAIANVTAGTVVIPHLRRAVAFWEKIKKDIK from the coding sequence ATGGAAAATTTAAAAACTTTTGAGCAGTCAAGGGAAAAAATGAATAAAGTGATATTAGCTTCTGACAATAAAATAATCAAAAGACTGTTTAATCTGGATACCAACGCATTTAATGAAGGCAGTATTGATTCAAAAACCAAAGAGATGATCGGTCTGGCTTGTTCAATGGTATTAAGGTGTGATGATTGTGTTAAATATCATCTCATAAAATGTAAAGAGGCAGGTGTTAGAGAAGATCAAGTATTTGAAATTTTTGCTATTGCAAATGTCACTGCAGGGACGGTCGTAATCCCGCATTTAAGAAGAGCCGTTGCTTTTTGGGAAAAAATTAAAAAAGACATTAAATAG